In a genomic window of Ipomoea triloba cultivar NCNSP0323 chromosome 3, ASM357664v1:
- the LOC116013438 gene encoding serine/arginine-rich splicing factor SR45a-like, translating into MADSPRKRHSRSPSPWEERSRSRSRSRSLSRPRGRSTSRGRGRDPPPSNPGDTLYVTGLSTRVTERDLEDHFSKEGKVKSVFLVVEPRSRVSRGFAFVTMDNVDDANRCVKHLNQSVLEGRYITVEKSRRKRPRTPTPGHYLGLKNSRAEGYRGDRGDRGDRGRYRGYDDYAYHRRSPRRSPYRGGRDYSPRRSPYGGGRDYSPRRSPYGGGRDYSPPRRSPYGGRSRREMSRSYSPYHPLERNYGHGSRI; encoded by the exons ATG GCCGACTCTCCTCGGAAAAG GCATTCACGCTCTCCTTCCCCTTGGGAAGAAAGGTCAAGATCAAGATCTAGGTCTAGGTCATTGTCAAGACCTAGGGGAAGATCCACATCCAGAGGTCGTGGCAG GGACCCGCCTCCTTCTAATCCTGGAGATACTCTCTATGTGACTGGTTTATCTACAAGGGTCACAGAAAGGGACCTTGAAGACCACTTCTCTAAGGAAGGAAAG GTAAAATCAGTATTTTTGGTAGTGGAGCCACGTTCTCGTGTTTCTCGTGGTTTTGCTTTTGTAACAATGGACAATGTTGATGATGCCAATCGCTGCGTAAAGCACCTCAATCAGTCTGTTCTTGAAGGTCGATACATAACTGTGGAGAAG TCCCGAAGGAAACGACCTAGAACTCCAACACCTGGACACTATCTTGGACTCAAGAACAGCAGGGCAGAAG GTTATCGTGGCGACCGTGGTGATCGTGGCGACCGTGGAAGGTACCGTGGCTATGATGACTATGCATACCACCGAAGATCTCCAAGGCGCTCACCATATCGAGGCGGTCGAGACTATTCTCCAAGGCGTTCACCATATGGAGGTGGTCGTGATTATTCTCCAAGGCGATCACCATATGGAGGCGGTCGAGATTATTCTCCACCAAGGCGTTCGCCTTATGGTGGAAGATCAAGGAGGGAGATGTCTCGATCATATTCTCCTTACCACCCTCTTGAAAGGAACTATGGTCATGGTTCCAGAATCTAG